Proteins from a single region of Vibrio sp. DW001:
- a CDS encoding fructose-specific PTS transporter subunit EIIC, with the protein MITELINEKLIRLDLKATNKEDVFVELIDVLHAEGRISDKEQFLADINAREELGNTGFEDGVALPHAKSSAVTKPAVIIGVSKSGIDYGAEDGKPSKLFFMIASPDGGSNHHIEVLAELSSKLIQNGFIEQFLKAKTEKDALKLLLEKVEPAGNNPVTDKGFLIGVTGCPTGVAHTYLAAEALERGAAELGYEIKVETNGSIGVKNSPTSEEIEKADAIVVASDKQVDMNRFAGKKLIETGVKAPISDAKGLITKALNAPAYKADGKESSDTPSSISKTRGELYRYLMNGVSHMIPFVVTGGLLIALALAIGGEPTEAGMAIPAGSLWNKILDVGVVAFTLMIPILAGYIAYAIADRPGLAPGLIGGWIANNGSFYGAEAGTGFIGAIIAGLLVGYFVRWLTSINYHKFIRPLVPIMIAPILGSLFISALFIFVIGAPIASLMDGLNALLTSMSTGNVVLLGIVLGGMAGFDMGGPFNKVAFLFSVGMIANGQTQFMGAMACAIPVAPLGMGLATVLGRKLDLFEASETEAGKAAGAMGLVGISEGAIPFAAQDPVSVIPANVLGSMVAAVMAFSFGITNSVAHGGPIVALLGAMNKPLLAIMCMAVGSIVTALVCIALKKIRQGKTETALA; encoded by the coding sequence ATGATCACCGAGTTAATCAATGAAAAATTGATTCGTCTTGATCTTAAAGCTACGAATAAAGAAGATGTATTTGTAGAGTTAATTGACGTATTACACGCAGAAGGACGCATCAGCGACAAAGAACAGTTTTTAGCCGATATCAACGCACGTGAAGAGCTAGGAAATACGGGGTTTGAAGATGGTGTCGCCTTACCACACGCGAAAAGTAGCGCGGTAACTAAGCCCGCCGTTATTATTGGTGTCAGTAAATCAGGCATCGATTATGGCGCTGAAGACGGTAAGCCTTCTAAACTTTTCTTTATGATCGCCTCTCCAGACGGCGGATCTAATCACCATATTGAAGTGCTTGCTGAACTATCATCTAAATTAATTCAGAATGGATTCATCGAGCAATTTCTTAAAGCAAAAACAGAAAAAGACGCGTTAAAACTGCTATTAGAAAAAGTAGAGCCCGCGGGAAACAATCCTGTTACTGACAAAGGTTTTCTCATTGGTGTAACAGGTTGCCCTACAGGTGTTGCGCACACTTATCTAGCCGCTGAAGCACTTGAAAGAGGCGCAGCAGAGCTAGGTTATGAGATTAAGGTTGAAACCAACGGATCTATTGGTGTGAAAAACTCACCAACATCAGAAGAGATCGAAAAGGCGGATGCGATAGTTGTCGCTAGCGACAAGCAAGTTGATATGAATCGTTTTGCCGGCAAAAAATTAATCGAAACGGGTGTTAAAGCCCCTATTAGTGACGCAAAAGGATTAATTACAAAAGCACTGAATGCCCCTGCTTATAAGGCGGACGGAAAAGAGAGCAGCGACACACCTAGCTCTATTTCAAAAACACGCGGAGAGTTATATCGTTACTTGATGAACGGCGTATCTCATATGATCCCGTTTGTGGTTACTGGTGGTCTTCTGATCGCGCTTGCACTTGCAATTGGTGGTGAACCGACCGAAGCGGGTATGGCTATTCCTGCGGGCAGTCTATGGAATAAAATTTTAGATGTTGGTGTCGTTGCGTTCACATTGATGATCCCTATTCTAGCAGGTTATATTGCTTACGCTATTGCAGACCGTCCCGGCCTTGCTCCAGGCTTAATCGGCGGCTGGATTGCCAACAATGGTTCGTTCTATGGCGCAGAGGCCGGAACCGGATTCATTGGCGCCATTATTGCTGGTCTATTGGTTGGTTACTTTGTCCGCTGGTTAACAAGTATTAACTATCACAAATTTATTCGACCCCTCGTTCCAATCATGATCGCTCCGATCCTTGGTTCGTTGTTCATCTCTGCACTATTTATCTTTGTTATTGGTGCGCCAATCGCAAGTTTAATGGATGGCTTGAATGCACTTTTAACGAGCATGAGTACAGGTAACGTTGTTCTGCTTGGTATCGTCCTTGGGGGTATGGCAGGCTTTGATATGGGTGGGCCTTTCAATAAAGTCGCCTTCTTATTCTCTGTCGGCATGATCGCAAACGGACAGACTCAGTTCATGGGTGCAATGGCTTGTGCGATACCAGTCGCACCATTAGGTATGGGCTTGGCCACAGTACTTGGACGGAAACTGGACCTATTCGAAGCCTCTGAAACTGAAGCTGGTAAAGCAGCCGGTGCGATGGGCTTAGTGGGTATCTCTGAAGGGGCAATACCTTTCGCGGCGCAAGACCCGGTGTCTGTAATACCAGCGAACGTGCTTGGTTCAATGGTCGCTGCAGTCATGGCTTTCTCCTTCGGAATTACGAATAGCGTTGCACACGGCGGTCCAATCGTTGCCTTGTTAGGGGCAATGAATAAACCCCTTCTTGCTATAATGTGTATGGCAGTCGGTTCTATTGTTACCGCGCTCGTTTGTATTGCATTGAAAAAAATACGTCAAGGCAAGACTGAAACTGCGTTAGCATAA